CAAGTTGATATGTCAGATAATGGAACAGATACAGATAGGACTAGTCCAGACGGAAATTCTGAACGCATGGGCCATAGAGGAGGAGAGGAGAATGGACAACGAGAAGGTGGGGAAAGACAGCAACAAGGTATGAGAGGAGGCGGAAGAAGAGGAGATAGAGGTGGATTTCAGCCAACGCCGGAAATGCTGAAGCGTATTAAAGAAAGATTACTTGCGAATCCCCAGGTTAAAGAAGAATATGATAAAATAATTAAAGAAGATCCTGAATTTGCAAATAATACAGAGAAGCAGTTTGAATTTTTCCAGAAGTACATGCAGAGTAGAAGGCAATAACAGTAAAAGATTAATAACTGAGGTATTTGTTTATGCATCTTTCAGAATTTTCAATAAAGAATCCCGTTACAACACTTACTATAATGATCTGTATTTGTGTGATGGGAATAATTTCTCTTAGAAAACTTCCTCTTACATTCTTACCCGAAATATCTTCATCCAGATTAAATGTTTCAGTCCCATATCGCTCTTCATCTCCGGAGGAAGTTCAGGAGATGATTACAGTTCATGTTGAGGATGTATTAAGTTCTATCAGTCGCTTGGAAAGATTAACATCAAGGTCTTCAGCGAGTAATGCTAATGTCAGTCTGGAGTTTGAAGACGGAGTTGATATGGATTTAGCCGCCATGGAAGTACGGAACCGAATCGATTTGGTATGGTCGAAATTACCGTCTGACGTCGATCGGATTCAGATCAGACGTTGGCAATCCACAGACATTCCAACATTAACTTTCACCGTATCCTGGGATAAATCTAAGGATAAATTGCATGATTTAGTCGAATATCAGATCGTTCCTCGCTTACAAAGAATAGATGGCGTAGGCAATGTAGATTTAAGAGGGATCGACCAGAAAAAAGTATTGGTGGAAATGGATCAAGAGTTATTACGTTCCCATAATATTGATTCATTTAATTTGTTGCAAAGTCTGCGTAGCAATAATCTAAACCTCTCTGCAGGTTATATTTTTGATGCAGGGAAAAAATATAATTTGCGAGTTATTGGAGAATTTAAATCTATTGATGAGATTAAAAGAGTGCCAATTACAGGTACTAATCTTTATCTCGAGGATGTTGCAACTGTCCGGTATGATGCACCTGAGAAAACGCGATTTCAGCGTCTAAATGGCAAAGATGCCATCAGTTTAAGCATTTATAAAACATCCAGCGCCAACGTTGTTGAGGTTTGTGATAAAATAAAAATAATGTTAAATGATCTTAAAAATGATACCCGGTTTTCTGATTTAAACGTCCTCATATATCGCGATCAATCGCAAGAGATTACCAATAGCCTTAACTCCCTCAGAAATTCTGGCATCATTGGGGCGATATTAGCCATCCTGGTTCTCTATGTTTTTCTGCGAAAAGTACGAAGTACAATCATTATCGCTACCGCCATTCCGATATCCATATTGTTTGCATTGTTTGTCATGTACCTATTGCGTTTAAAACCAATCAGCTCCCCAATTACACTTAATTTAGTTTCTATGATGGGCATGGTGTATGCGATTGGTATGTTAGTCGATCCTGCTATTGTTGTTGTGGAAAATATTTTTCGTCACAAACAAGAAGAAGGGCTGTCTGCACGCCAGGCGGCAATCATTGGTAGTAAGGAAGTGGGAATGCCGGTAGTTGCAGCAACTGCTACTTCCATGATTGTTTTTCTACCCTTACTGATGCTGGAAGGCGGTTGGATGTCACGAACTATGAACGATTTCGGTCTCGTTATTTGCAGCATCCTCTTTTCATCGATGGTAATTGCCGTGACTCTTGTTCCTCTTATGTGTTCAAAATTATTTGTAGGCAAAGAGAAACCCAAAAGTGAGCAGATGGTCAAGCTCGGAGTAATTTATTCAAAGATATTGGGATGGACTCTCAATCACCGTATGATTACTTTAGGAGCTGCCGTCCTTGTATTTATTTTTGCTTTTAAAATACACGGAATGATTGATCGAGAATTCCAAGGTCGAACTCCAACACGTCGTCTGGATTTTAGAGTAGATGTTCCTTCTTCTTATAAAGTAGCTCAAATTCAAAATATGTTTGCTGGGATAGAAACTGACTTGCTTGACAGAAAGGAAAAATTGGATATTAAAGCAATTAGTTCAAATTATGGCAGAGGTCGGGATAACCGTGGAGGCAGAGCACGTTTAACAGTTTATTTAAATGAGGATCCAAAGACAAGCTTATCATCAATGGATATTATGGATAGTGTTCGGCAGGTTTTTCCAAAATTGCCCGGCGTTACATTTCGACAAAGCAGGTCAATGCATATGGCTTCCGGCGGCTCTTCATTGAATATTGATCTCAAGGGTGATAACCTGGAAGTGTTAACCTTGATTGCTGATGAAGTCATGGCTCAACTTGCTGATGTACAGGGTTTGAAAAATCTTG
This sequence is a window from candidate division KSB1 bacterium. Protein-coding genes within it:
- a CDS encoding efflux RND transporter permease subunit; amino-acid sequence: MHLSEFSIKNPVTTLTIMICICVMGIISLRKLPLTFLPEISSSRLNVSVPYRSSSPEEVQEMITVHVEDVLSSISRLERLTSRSSASNANVSLEFEDGVDMDLAAMEVRNRIDLVWSKLPSDVDRIQIRRWQSTDIPTLTFTVSWDKSKDKLHDLVEYQIVPRLQRIDGVGNVDLRGIDQKKVLVEMDQELLRSHNIDSFNLLQSLRSNNLNLSAGYIFDAGKKYNLRVIGEFKSIDEIKRVPITGTNLYLEDVATVRYDAPEKTRFQRLNGKDAISLSIYKTSSANVVEVCDKIKIMLNDLKNDTRFSDLNVLIYRDQSQEITNSLNSLRNSGIIGAILAILVLYVFLRKVRSTIIIATAIPISILFALFVMYLLRLKPISSPITLNLVSMMGMVYAIGMLVDPAIVVVENIFRHKQEEGLSARQAAIIGSKEVGMPVVAATATSMIVFLPLLMLEGGWMSRTMNDFGLVICSILFSSMVIAVTLVPLMCSKLFVGKEKPKSEQMVKLGVIYSKILGWTLNHRMITLGAAVLVFIFAFKIHGMIDREFQGRTPTRRLDFRVDVPSSYKVAQIQNMFAGIETDLLDRKEKLDIKAISSNYGRGRDNRGGRARLTVYLNEDPKTSLSSMDIMDSVRQVFPKLPGVTFRQSRSMHMASGGSSLNIDLKGDNLEVLTLIADEVMAQLADVQGLKNLETSYESGQEEIQIVVNRSRVNQVGLSSQRVANSIQSALSRRGVSRYKTADREVDIELTLNEEDRTGIEKLRNLSVENPSNDMVPLYTMVDMGIRKGPENIERENRRTTLSITAELTGRGIFTATQEVTERLSGLELPPGYSWSFGQNFRRWRESESVSVFAIILALLLILMVMAALFESLIHPFTIITSVVFAIIGVFLIFWLTDTNLSSYSYLGILVVCGLVVNNGIILIDHITRLRKSGKNRRDAIIRGGVDRIRPILMTVATTNLGLLPLIIPMFLPSIFGPIEGRSGQWAPIGLAIFGGLTTSTFLTLIILPTLYSLMDDLKNSFVRVFQRV